Proteins encoded in a region of the Elaeis guineensis isolate ETL-2024a chromosome 7, EG11, whole genome shotgun sequence genome:
- the LOC105048455 gene encoding uncharacterized protein isoform X1: MVKGEDFKVLKMRTYVLKVNMHCHGCKEKVKKLLRKIEGVCSVSIDVEHQQVTVTGNVDSGTLIKKLARSGKRAELWSQKTTSQNHKANQQKQAAAVGHPMKDGHKNNKDKGKQGLIQSLQVFKNQHNKLSSLSSDEEDYDDDDDDDDDEDDDLDALPFLNMNQLNFLRQASNATANAKKTGHGISAGGNGNSGAGNKGGGNPNQNQIKNPNGLQQQGIDFSANSKIVNGVHLGGGNPHAGEGRRVNDINGTMMGLHGLGGNNGGGFQGNGLPGYTRFPSNGEVYGRHHQSPMMVNMQGYQAHPPSMMNNLRGLNNNNMMMHPSTYMQPRMMYHRSPQIPPYTGYYNLYPSPYYPNNQSENDDYGVHLFSDENTRGCVVM, encoded by the exons ATGGTTAAAGGTGAAGACTTCAAGGTCCTCAAAATGCGG ACATACGTACTCAAAGTGAACATGCACTGCCATGGATGCAAGGAGAAAGTTAAGAAGCTCCTCCGAAAAATTGAGG GAGTCTGCTCCGTAAGCATAGATGTGGAGCACCAGCAGGTCACTGTCACAGGAAATGTGGACTCAGGAACTCTGATCAAGAAACTGGCCAGATCTGGCAAGCGTGCAGAGCTCTGGTCTCAGAAAACCACAAGCCAAAACCACAAGGCCAACCAACAGAAGCAAGCTGCTGCTGTTGGCCATCCAATGAAGGATGGCCACAAGAACAACAAAGACAAAGGCAAGCAAGGCCTCATCCAAAGCCTCCAAGTCTTCAAGAATCAGCACAATAAGCTTTCCTCATTGAGCTCTGATGAGGAGgattatgatgatgatgatgatgatgatgatgatgaagatgatgacCTAGATGCGCTGCCTTTCCTCAATATGAACCAACTGAATTTTCTAAGGCAGGCAAGCAATGCCACAGCCAATGCAAAGAAAACCGGCCATGGCATTAGTGCTGGTGGGAATGGTAACAGTGGAGCTGGAAATAAGGGAGGAGGAAATCCCAACCAGAATCAGATAAAAAACCCAAATGGCTTACAGCAACAAGGTATTGATTTTTCGGCTAATAGCAAGATCGTCAATGGTGTCCACTTGGGTGGTGGTAATCCTCATGCAGGGGAGGGTAGAAGGGTGAATGACATCAATGGCACGATGATGGGTCTCCATGGGCTTGGTGGAAACAACGGTGGCGGCTTTCAGGGAAATGGACTCCCTGGTTACACAAGGTTCCCATCAAATGGTGAGGTATATGGCCGGCATCATCAATCCCCTATGATGGTGAACATGCAGGGGTATCAGGCCCATCCACCATCCATGATGAACAACTTGAGAGGGCTCAACAATAATAACATGATGATGCATCCCAGCACATACATGCAGCCTCGGATGATGTACCATAGGTCTCCCCAGATACCTCCTTACACTGGCTACTACAACTTGTATCCAAGCCCGTACTATCCCAATAACCAGTCAGAGAATGATGACTATGGTGTCCATCTTTTCAGCGACGAGAACACCAGAGGCTGTGTTGTGATGTAA
- the LOC105048455 gene encoding uncharacterized protein isoform X2 — translation MVKGEDFKTYVLKVNMHCHGCKEKVKKLLRKIEGVCSVSIDVEHQQVTVTGNVDSGTLIKKLARSGKRAELWSQKTTSQNHKANQQKQAAAVGHPMKDGHKNNKDKGKQGLIQSLQVFKNQHNKLSSLSSDEEDYDDDDDDDDDEDDDLDALPFLNMNQLNFLRQASNATANAKKTGHGISAGGNGNSGAGNKGGGNPNQNQIKNPNGLQQQGIDFSANSKIVNGVHLGGGNPHAGEGRRVNDINGTMMGLHGLGGNNGGGFQGNGLPGYTRFPSNGEVYGRHHQSPMMVNMQGYQAHPPSMMNNLRGLNNNNMMMHPSTYMQPRMMYHRSPQIPPYTGYYNLYPSPYYPNNQSENDDYGVHLFSDENTRGCVVM, via the exons ATGGTTAAAGGTGAAGACTTCAAG ACATACGTACTCAAAGTGAACATGCACTGCCATGGATGCAAGGAGAAAGTTAAGAAGCTCCTCCGAAAAATTGAGG GAGTCTGCTCCGTAAGCATAGATGTGGAGCACCAGCAGGTCACTGTCACAGGAAATGTGGACTCAGGAACTCTGATCAAGAAACTGGCCAGATCTGGCAAGCGTGCAGAGCTCTGGTCTCAGAAAACCACAAGCCAAAACCACAAGGCCAACCAACAGAAGCAAGCTGCTGCTGTTGGCCATCCAATGAAGGATGGCCACAAGAACAACAAAGACAAAGGCAAGCAAGGCCTCATCCAAAGCCTCCAAGTCTTCAAGAATCAGCACAATAAGCTTTCCTCATTGAGCTCTGATGAGGAGgattatgatgatgatgatgatgatgatgatgatgaagatgatgacCTAGATGCGCTGCCTTTCCTCAATATGAACCAACTGAATTTTCTAAGGCAGGCAAGCAATGCCACAGCCAATGCAAAGAAAACCGGCCATGGCATTAGTGCTGGTGGGAATGGTAACAGTGGAGCTGGAAATAAGGGAGGAGGAAATCCCAACCAGAATCAGATAAAAAACCCAAATGGCTTACAGCAACAAGGTATTGATTTTTCGGCTAATAGCAAGATCGTCAATGGTGTCCACTTGGGTGGTGGTAATCCTCATGCAGGGGAGGGTAGAAGGGTGAATGACATCAATGGCACGATGATGGGTCTCCATGGGCTTGGTGGAAACAACGGTGGCGGCTTTCAGGGAAATGGACTCCCTGGTTACACAAGGTTCCCATCAAATGGTGAGGTATATGGCCGGCATCATCAATCCCCTATGATGGTGAACATGCAGGGGTATCAGGCCCATCCACCATCCATGATGAACAACTTGAGAGGGCTCAACAATAATAACATGATGATGCATCCCAGCACATACATGCAGCCTCGGATGATGTACCATAGGTCTCCCCAGATACCTCCTTACACTGGCTACTACAACTTGTATCCAAGCCCGTACTATCCCAATAACCAGTCAGAGAATGATGACTATGGTGTCCATCTTTTCAGCGACGAGAACACCAGAGGCTGTGTTGTGATGTAA